The DNA segment GGCGCTGAGGCGCTGCCTGGCCCGACCGCTCAGAAGCTGGTGGTGCCGCGCAGGCGCCGCGGGCGGCCGTCGGGGTCGACCGCGAGGTCGTACAGCGGGGAGGCCCAGCGCTCCTGGGCGGCGCTGACGGGCTCGGTGCGGTGGTGGCGGGCGTGCCCGGTGGGCCTGGGCCCCCGCAGCCCCCGCTCGTGCCAGGCGTCCAGGGCGCTCGCGCTCTCGTTCCACAGCCGCCAGGCGGTGTCGGGGTGCAGCAGGCGCTCGTCGTCCTCGGTGAGGCCCAGGTGCTCGGCCCACAGCTGCAGGCGCAGGTCTCGCGGGAGGACCCTCGCGTCGTCCAGCGCACCGGGCAGGCGCAGGGGTTCGCGCGTGTCGCGGGTGGTGTCGACCACGGCGCTGGTCAGCTCGCTGTCGTTGGTCCAGGAGCGGCGGTTCACGTTGTCGGAGCCGACGGTCATCCACACGTCGTCGACCACGCACACCTTGGCGTGCACGTAGATGGGCGTTCCGGCGCGGTTCTCCAGGTCGAACACGGCCACCCTCCCCGGGGCCGCGGCGTGCAGCAGTCGCAGCGCCCGCTGCTGCCCGAGGCGGTTCAGCGGGCCGGAGACCCGTCCGTCGGAGTCCGGGAAGCGGGGGACGACGGCGATGACGCGCAGGCCCGGCTGGGCGCGCAGCGCCTCAGCCAGTCCGCCGAGCACCTCGGTGGACCACAGGTACTGGTCCTCCAGGTAGACCAGCGAGCGCGCCAGCCCGAACGCCTTGCCGTACGCGCGGGCGATGCCGCGCTCGCCGTCCGGCGCGAAGGGGAACGGGGGGCGCTTGGCGGGGTAGGTGCGCAGCAGCTGCACGGCGTGCGGGCCGCGGGACTGAGGCGGCGGGAACGCCTCCGGCAGGGGTGAGGGGTGGCGCGGCATGCGCGCCAGTCGCTGCAGCAGCATCCGCAGCGGGGTGCGCTCGTCGAGCGGGTGCGGGTCGTCCCAGCGCTCGGCGAAGACGGCCAGGACGTCGGCGACCACGGGACCGCGCAGCTCGAGCACCGCGTCGTGCCAGGGCGGCCGCGGTCCGTACCTCGGTCCGAGGTCGAGGGCCTGGGGATCACCGCCGTGGTCGGCGTCGTCACGCCGGGAGTGGCACAGGTCGATGCCGCCCACGAAGGCGACGTCGCGCTCGGGCCGGTCCCGGTGGCGCACCACCACGAGCTTCTGGTGGTGGGAGCCGAAGGGGCGCACCCGCTGGTCGAGCAGCACCTCCCCGCCGGCCTCGTTCACCTCGCGGCCCAGGCGCTCCCCACCCAGCCCGCTGATGGACGACGACAGCTTCTCGAGGTGCGAGCGCCACAGCAGCCCGCGCACCTCCACCCCGCGGCGGGCGAGCGAGACGAGCAGCTCGCCGATCGAGGGCCCCTCGGGCAGCAGGCGCTCGTCGGAGTCTCCGCGCCAGTCGGTGAACCACAGCCGGTCGCCGGCGCTCGTGCCGCTCAGCGCTGCGTGCAGCGCCGCGAAGTACGTGGCGCCGTGCACGAGGGGGCGCACCAGGCAGCCCTGCGCCCAGCCCCTCCAGCCGTCGTCCTCCGCGCGCAGGTCTCCCGCGGCGTCACCGCGCTCGCCCCGGCTGAGGAACCAGCGCCGCTGCGCCTCGTCGCCGACGTCGACGGAAGCGTCCGGCGGGGTGTCCACCACGAGCGCACCCTGGCACGCCGGTCAGGGCACCACCAGCGCGGGGTGGCGGGGGTCCTCGCAGCGCACGACGAGGTCGGCGCGCGACGCGGGACCGGTCTCCTCCAGGTAGCGCGCCCAGGCACCGACCACCCTGTCGGCGTCTGCCGCGGACAGGCGCCGGCGCTGCGCGGCGGGTGACGTCTGCAGGTGGACGACGGCGTCGAGCGCGCCCGACAGCTCCCAGCGCAGGAGGAACGGTCCGGTCAGCACGAGGACGGCGCCGGGTGGGGCCGTGCGGCGCTCCTGCCGGGTGGCGCGGTCGCGCTCGGCGTCCCACAGGGCGGGCAGCCAGGTGCCGGCCCCGTCAGGGGCGAGGGGGTCGAGGACCTCGCGCAGCAGGGCGTAGGTGTCGTACCAGCCCTCGTAGCCGGCGTCGGGGTCCGCTGGTCCGTGCTCGAGGCGCAGCGAGCGAGGCCGCAGGTAGTCCTCGGCGTCGACGCGGAGCACGGCCCGGCCCTCGCGCTCGAGGGCCTCCACCACCGCGTCGGCGACCACGGCGGCGTCGGCCGGCACCGCGGCGTCCACGCCGAGGCGGCGGCCGGGGGAGCGCCCGAGCGCCGCCAGGGCCCGGTGTGCGAGCCCGGCGGCGTCGAGCGGCTCGACCCTCAGGAGAGGCGGGCCTTGACCTCGGCCAGGGAGGGGTTGGTGGCCGAAGTGCCGTCCGGGAACACGACGGTCGGCACGGTCTGGTTGCCCCCGTTGACGCTCTGCACGTACTCGGCGGCGCCCGGGACCTCCTCGATGTTCACCTCGTTCCAGGTGATGCCCTCGCGCTGCAGGCCCTTCTTGAGGATCTTGCAGTAGCCGCACCACGTGGTCGTGTACATGGTGATGGTCCCCTGCTCGGGCAGCGTGGGCGCAGACATCGTTCTCCTCGGCGGTCGGTGGTCGGGACGGGTCTTCCGCAGGTGCTCAACGCCCGACCTCGCCGTCGTCATCCCACGGACGGCTGCTGCTGTGGTGGGGTGCCCCGATGGCCACCGACCCGCTCGCCGCCCTCGTCGCCGACCTGCCCGCCTGCGAGCTGCACGTGCACCTCGAGGGCACCCTCGAGCCGGAGCTGCTCCTGGAGCTGGCGGCCCGCAACGGGGTGGAGCTGGCGACGAGGACGGTCGAGGAGGTCCGCGCCACGCACGTGTTCGACTCCCTGGCGTCCTTCCTCGCCGTCTACTACCCGGCGATGGACGTGCTGCAGACCCGGCGCGACTTCACCGACCTGGCGACCGCCTACCTGACCCGCGCCGCGGCGCAGGACGTCCGACGGGCCGAGGTCTTCTTCGACCCGCAGGCCCACACGAGCCGCGGGGTGCCGTTCGAGGTGGTGGTGGAGGGCCTGCTGGAGGCCGTCGAGCGGGCGCCGCACGAGCTGGGGGTCGACGCCGCGCTGATCATGTGCTTCCTGCGAGACCACCCCGTGGTCAGCGCGGAGGAGACGCTGACGGCGTCGCTGCCGTACGCAGACCGCATCCTCGGCGTGGGCCTGGACTCCGACGAGCGGGGCCACCCCCCGGCGGACTTCGCCGCCGTCTTCGCCCGCGCCCGCGAGGCCGGCTACCGGCTGACGGTGCACTGCGACATCGACCAGCCGGGCACGCTCGAGCACCTGCGCCAGGCGCTCGAGGACGTGCGGGTGGACCGCATCGACCACGGCACCAACATCGTCGAGGCTCCCGAGCTGCTCGCCCTCGCCGTGGAGCGGGGCCTCGGCTTCACCTCGTGCCCGCTGTCCAACGGGTTCGTCACCGAGCAGATGAAGGCGCCCGAGATCGTCGCGCTGCTGCGCGCCGGGGCGAAGGTCTGCGTCAACGGCGACGACCCCGCCTACTTCGGCGGCTACCTCAAGGAGAACCTGCTCGCCCTGGCGCGCGTCGCCGACCTGTCGCCCGCCGACGTGGTGCAGCTGGCGCGCAACAGCTTCGAGGCGAGCTGGGCGCCCCCGGAGCGGGTGGCGGAGCACCTCGCGGAGGTCGACGCCGTGGCCGCCGCCCACGGGGTGCCTCCGCGCTGACCACAACGGTCACAAGCGTGACGCCGGTGGTGCCGCGACCGAAGATCGGCCCGTGGCGACGATGCTGCTCCTGCACTGCCGCGTGGCGACCACCGACGCGGCGACCGCCTCGTGGGCGCTCGCGAGCGCGGGCTACGAGGTGGACGAGGTGGTCGAGGGACCGACCGCCGTCGTGACGGCGGCGCTCCCCGTGGCGGGCGGCGCCTCGACGCTGGGGGCCTGGGCCGACGCCGTGGAGCGCGCCGAGCACCTGCTCGGCGCGCACGGCGTCCCCAGCGAGGTGGGCCTGTCCTCGGTGGTCCGGCGCAGCGCCTGAGGCGCCGGAGGCGTCAGTCGACCAGGCGCACCACGAGGTCGGCGCGGGCCGCCGTCGCGGCCACCACGTCCGCGTTGGCCTGGTCGGGTCCGTGCGACCACTCGACCGCCGCGCGAGGGGCCTTGCCGAACGCCTCGTGCCGGGCCACCAGGCGCGTCAGCCGCAGCTGGTCGTCCGGGGCGAGGAACCAGACCTCGTCGAGCAGCCCGCGCACGGGCGCCCACGCCCCGTCGAGCAGGAGGTAGTTGCCCTCCGTGACCACCAGCGCCACCTCCCGGGGCACGGGGACGGCGCTGCCCAGGGGCTCTTCCAGGTCCCGCCGGAACTCGGGGGCGTGCACGACGTCCTCGTCACGCGCCCGCAACCGGCGCAGCAGCGCCGCGTAGCCGCCGGCGTCGAAGGTGTCCGGCGCGCCCTTGCGGCCGGCGCGCCCCCAGCGCTCCAGGGTCGTCTGGGCCAGGTGGAAGCCGTCCATGCCCACCAGGGCCGCTCCGCCGTCCAGCTCGGGGCCCAGGGCCTCCACCAGCTGCGCCGCGAGCGTCGACTTGCCGGCGCCGGGCGCCCCGACCAGGCCGAGCAGCACCCGGCGGCCGTCAGCCGCCTCCACGAGCCCGCGGGCGCGGGCGACGAGCTCGGCCGTGCTCGTCGTCGTCGTCGTCGGGCTGCTCGCCTGTGGACGCTCGGAGCGGGGTGTCGGCACGGTCAGCCATCATGGCCGGGCCATGTCCCAGACCACCCACGCGACCCTCGCCGACGCCGTCCTCGCCTCGCTCGACCCGGAGCAGCGGGCGGTGGCCTCGGCGCTGCGCGGACCCGTGTGCGTGCTGGCCGGCGCAGGCACCGGCAAGACCCGGGCCATCACCCACCGCATCGCCCACGGCGTCCACGCCGGCGTGTACGACCCGCGCAGCGTGCTCGCCCTGACGTTCACCTCCCGGGCCGCGGGGGAGATGCGCTCGCGCCTGCGGGACCTGGGCGTGCCCGCGGTGCAGGCCCGCACCTTCCACGCCGCGGCGCTGCGGCAGCTGCAGTACTTCTGGCCCACCGCGGTGGGGGGACCGCTGCCGGTGCTCGTGGAGCACAAGGCGCGGCTCGTGGCCGAGGCCGCCAGCCGGCTGCGGCTCTCGGTGGACCGCACCGCCGTGCGCGACCTGTCGGCGGAGGTCGAGTGGGCCAAGGTCGCCCTCCTCACGCCCGAGGCCTACCCCGCCGCCGTCGCGCGCGCCGGTCGCACTCCACCCGCCGGCCTGGACCCCGCCGCCATGAGCCGGGTCATGCAGTCCTACGAGGACGTCAAGACCGACCGCGGCGCCATGGACTTCGAGGACGTCCTCCTGCTGACCTGCGGGATCCTCGCCGAGCGCGGCGACGTCGCCGAGAGCGTCCGCCGCCAGTACCGCCACTTCACGGTGGACGAGTACCAGGACGTCTCCCCGCTGCAGCAGCGCCTGCTCGACCTGTGGCTCGGCGGCCGCGAGGACGTCTGCGTGGTCGGCGACGCCAGCCAGACCATCTACTCCTTCGCCGGCGCCACCCCGGCGCACCTGCTGGAGTTCCCGAAGCGCCACCCGAGCGCCTCCGTGGTCCGCCTCGTGCGGGACTACCGCTCCACCCCTCAGGTGGTGGCGCTGGCCAACCGCCTGCTCGACCGGGCGCCCGCCGCCGCGGTGAGGGCCCGGGTGGAGCTGGTCGCGCAGCGACCGCCCGGACCGGACCCCACCTTCACCGAGTACGACGACGACGTCGCCGAGGCGGCCGGCGTGGCCGCCGCGGTGCGCCGCCGCATCGACGCGGGCACGCCGCCCGCCGAGATCGCGGTGCTGTTCCGCACCAACGGGCAGTCCGAGCCCCTCGAGGCGGCCCTGTCCGACGCCGGCGTCGGGTACCAGCTGCGCGGCGGGGAGAAGTTCTTCTTCCGCGCCGAGGTCCGCCAGGCCGTGCTGCTGCTGCGCGGCGCCGCCCGCTCCGACGACGGCACCCGCCCGCTGGGTGAGGCCGTCCGCGACGTGCTCGCCAGCGCCGGCTGGACGGCGGAGCCGCCCACCGCGGCCGGCGCCGCCCGGGAGCGCTGGGCGTCGCTGCAGGCGCTGGCCGCGCTCGCCGACGACGTCGCCACCGCCCGCCCCGGCGCGCGCGTGGCGGACCTCGTCACCGAGGTGGACGAGCGCTCCGCCGCGCAGCACGCCCCCACCGTCCAGGGCGTCACGCTGGCCTCCTTCCACGCCGCCAAGGGCCTCGAGTGGGACGCGGTGTGGCTGGTCGGCGTCAGCGAGGGCCTGCTGCCCATCAGCTTCTCCGCCGACGACCCCGACAAGGTCGAGGAGGAGCGGCGGCTGCTCTACGTCGGCATCACCCGGGCCCGTGAGCACCTCGCGCTCTCGTGGGGGCGGGCCCGCACGCCGGGTGGCCGGGCCAGTCGCACGCCGTCGCGCTTCCTCGACGGTCTGCGCCCCGTCGACCCGGCCGAGCGCGAGCGGCGCCGCGCCTCCGGCGGCTCCGGCGGGGGAGCGGGGAGCGGACGGTCCAAGAAGGGGCCGGGGCTGGCGCGGGTGTGCCGCTCCTGCGGGGCCGCCCTGAACACGCCCGCCGAGCGCAAGGTGGGCCGCTGCGAGACGTGCCCGCCCACCTACGACGAGGGCGTCTTCGACGCGCTGCGCGCCTGGCGATCGGCCACCGCCTCGGAGGCGAAGGTGCCCGCGTACGTCGTCTTCACCGACGCGACGCTCGTGGCCATCGCCGAGACCACCCCGGTGGACACCGCAGGGCTGGCCCGCATCCCGGGTGTGGGTCCTGCCAAGCTCGAGCGCTACGGCGAGGCGGTGCTGGGCGTCCTCGCGGATGCTTCCTCCTCCTGAGGCGTCCTCCGTCTGAGGCACCTCGGTGGTGGCGGCGGCTCGGGTCTCAAGGCACCCCGGTCTCCCCCCGATGTCTCCTGCGACGGGTTGTGAGCACAGCCCGGAGTCGCCGCTGACGCCGCACCAGGAGACCGCCCGTGCAGATCTTCCGTCGGAGCATCAAGGCACGCCTCGTGCTGAGCGTCGTCGTGATGCTCGCCGTGGCGCTGGTCGCGCTGGTCAGCGTCATCAGCGCCCGCACGCAGGCGATGGCCCGGGAGGCGGCCTACCGGTACGCCGACGAAGCCTCCCGCAACGCGGCCGCCCAGGTGCAGGACCGCGTGGTCACCGCGCTCGACACGGCCCGGTCGCTGTCGGCCACCCTGTCCGGCCTCACGTCGCAGGGCGGGACGCGTGCCCAGGCCGACGCGATCGAGCGCGACCTGCTGGCAGCCTCACCTGAGTACCTGGGTGTGTGGTCCGCCTTCGAGCCGGGCGCCTTCGACGGCCAGGACGCGCGCTTCGTCGACACCACGGGCACGGACGGGACCGGGCGCTACATCTCCTACTGGTACCGCGACGGAGCGTCCATCGCGGTGACGCCGCTGACCGACTACGAGAAGCCGGGGCCGGGTGACTACTACGTCATCGCCCGGAACACCGGCGAGGAGAAGGTCATCGACCCGTACCTGTACGAGGTCGGCGGCCAGCAGGTGCTCCTGACCTCGACCACTGCGCCGGTGGTCCGCGACGGCGCCGTCGTCGGCGTGGCCGGCGTCGACCTGCCGCTGAGCGCGGTCCAGGAGCAGGTCGCCGCCCTCCGCCCCCTGGGCGCCGGTCGCGCCACGCTCGTCACCGCCTCCGGCGTGGTGGTCGGCTCTGGCGCGGGCGCTGAGATCGGCGAGCCGCTGGCCGGCGCGACCGGGACGGCCGCGAAGCGCGCCGTCGAGTCCGGGAAGGCCGTCAACGAGGTGGTGGAGGTGGACGGGCGCCCGCAGCGGGTCGTCGCCGTCCCCATCGACCTGGGCCAGACCGACCGCTGGGCGGTGGTCATCGCCATCCCCACGAGCACCGTGCTCGCCGACGCCAACAGCGTCCGCGCCACGAGCATCGGCCTCGCCGCCGGGGCGCTGCTGCTGGCCGTGCTCGTCACCGTGGTGATCGCCCGCCGCACGGTGCGCCCGCTGGAGCTGCTGCGCGACAGGATGGCCGAGATCGCCGACGGTGACGGCGACCTCACCCAGCGCGTCGACGAGTCGAGCCCCGACGAGGCCGGCCAGCTCGGGGCGGCGTTCAACCGCTTCCAGGCCAAGGTCGGTGGCACCGTCAGGTCGATCACCCAGGCCGCCGAGCGGCTCTCCGAGACCGCGACCGCGGTGGACCGGGTGTCCACCGACCTCCGGAGCACGGCCAGCACCACCTCCGAGCGCGCGGTGCTCGCGTCGAGGTCGGCGCAGGACGTCGACGGCAGCATCCGCGGCCTGGCGCGGGCCAACGACGAGCTGGCCGCCTCCATCAGCGAGATCGCCTCCAGCGCGAGCCGCGCGTCGGGCGTGACCGTCGAGGCCGTCACGGTGGCTGGACGGGCCGCCGAGCAGATCGACTCCCTCGGCAGGTCCGGGGCGCAGATCAGCGCCGTGGTGGACCTCATCAACGCCATCGCCCAGCAGACCAACCTCCTGGCGCTCAACGCGACCATCGAGGCCGCGCGAGCGGGTGAGGCGGGCAAGGGCTTCGCCGTCGTCGCCGGGGAGGTCAAGGAGCTGGCGCTGCAGACGGCCCGCGCCACCGGGGACATCACCGAGCAGGTGCAGGCCATCCAGGCCGGCACCCAGGAGGCCACCACCTCCATGGAGCAGGTGCGGTCCGTGGTCGACCAGATCCACGAGCACAACGGCACCATCGCCAGCGCCGTGGAGGAGCAGTCGGCCGTCACCGCGCAGATGACCAGCACGGGCTCGGAGGCCGCCGCGGCCAGCAGCCGCGTGGTCTCGGCGGTCGACGAGGTCGCCCGGGTCGCGGAGCAGGCGTCGGCGGGGGCCCGGACCGCGCAGAGCGCCGCCCAGCAGCTCACCGCCATCGCGGGAGACATGCGCCAGCTGGTGGCCACCTTCAAGGTCTGACCACCTCGGGCACCGTCCCCGGAGCGCTGGTCGCGCCGCTGGTCAGCGGCGTGACCAGCGCTCCGCACGTGCGCCGCGGGGACCTCCGGGAGACCTGTCGGAGAAGAGTTCGGAAAAACCTGTTGTGCGGCTCACACGAGGCCCCCTAGCCTCGTGGACACGCGATCAGCACTGCCTGCAACGGGCGGTGCGCGGATGAAGGAGGTGTGCGCGATGACGGAGTACATGGACACCCGGTTCGAGGTGTCGTCCTACGACCTCCGCGTGCCCACCACCGGTGGGTTCCGGGGCACCGCTGTGTCCGCGTCCGCCCGCGCCTACGCCGACGGCCCCGCCCAGGGGACCGTCGCCGGCCTCAGCGGTGGCGAGCGCCTCGGCGCCGGCTACGGCCACGCGCTGCGCCAGCGTCCAGTCGTCCTCGGTGACGCCCTCATCTCGAACCCGCCCGTCTCGGGGCTCCTCCCTGTCCGCCGGCAGGTGCTGACCAGCTAGGTCCGCTCCTCTCCCGGCGACAGGCCGCGGACCCCCGACCCAGGGGACCGCGGCCTTTCTGCTGCCAGCGGTCTCCTCTCCCGCTCCGCAGCACCGCCACACCGAGAGGAACACCCCATGTCGTCGCTGCCCTGCCGGGTCAACGACCCGGAGCTCTGGTTCGCCGAGCTCCCGCAGGACGTCGAGGCCGCGAAGGCGCTGTGCACCGGCTGCCCGCTGCGTGCCGAGTGCCTCGACGGCGCCCTGGCCCGCTCCGAGCCCTGGGGCGTCTGGGGCGGCGAGCTGGTCCTGTCCGGAGTCGTCGTGCCCCGCAAGCGGCCCCGCGGCCGCCCCCGCAAGCACCCCCTGCCCGAGCCCGTGGGCGCCGTCGCCTGACCGGTGGCGGCGCCCGGGGCCACCCCGAGGAGCCCGTCGTGCACACGTCCCACCCCGAACACGTCCTGTCCCTGCACCACCAGCGCGGCGCTGAGCTGCGGTCCCGGGCGTGCTGGTCGCGCCTGGCGGCGTCCCAGCGGGACGCCGCGCGCGCAGCGCGGCTGGAGGCCCGGGCCCAGCGGCTGGTCGAGCGCGCCGCGAGGCGCGCGATGACCCGTCCGGCGCCGGTCGCCTGAGGCTGGGCCTGCGGGTCGCCGTGCGGCGACCGGCAGGCCCGGTCACGGGCCCCGGAGGCGCTGGACCTCCGGGGCCCGGGCCTGTCAGGGTTCACCCGTGCGCAGCAACCTCTTCGACGCCGCGACCGCCGAGAAGCAGACCAGCGAGCGCTGGGTCCTGCAGAACTCGTCGATGCTCCGCGTCTCCCTCAGCCAGGACGTCCTCGCGGCGAAGGGGTCGATGGTCGCCTACCAGGGCTCCGTCCGCTTCGACCACGAGGGCTCCGGCTCCATGGCCAAGTTCCTCAAGAAGCTCGTGACCAGCGAGGACACTCCGCTGATGCGCGTGTCCGGCCAGGGCGAGGTGTTCTTCGCCAACACCGCCGAGCACGTGCACCTCATCCTCCTCGAGGGTGACGGCATCAGCGTGGACGGCAAGAACCTCCTCGCCTTCGACGCGAACCTCGAGTGGGACATCCGCCGCGTCCAGGGCGCTGGCCACCTCTCGGGCGGCATGTGGAACGTCGAGGTGAGCGGGCACGGCGTGGTCGCCCTCACCAGCGACGGTCCGCCGGTGCTGCTCGACTGCTCCCAGCAGCCCACCGGCGTCGACATCCAGGCGGCCGTCGCCTGGTCCAGCCACCTGCGCCCGCAGCTGGTCAACAGCATGAACGTGCGCTCGCTGCTGCGCGGCGGCTCCGGCGAGGCGTTCCAGTACCTCTTCCACGGCCCCGGCTTCGTGCTGGTCCAGCCCAGCGAGGGCCGGCCCGCGGCCGCGCAGGGCGGTCAGCAGCAGGGCGGGTTCCTCAACGACCTCATGAACTGAGCCGCTGCCGTCCTCCGACGCCGACCGCGGACGCTGTGCTCCGGTGCGGCCCTCCGCACCGGAGCACAGCGTCCACGGTCGTCTCGCGTCTCGGCGCCGCGCGTCAGCGCACGAGGTTCGGCGGGCGCTCCCCGCGCGCGAAGGCGCTCACCTGCTCCGCCACCCGCTCCCACGCGCGCTCCCCAGCGCCCTCGGTGTTGCCCGCCACGTGCGGGGTGAGCAGCAGGCCCGGCGCGTCCCACAGGGGGTGGTCGGCGGGCAGCGGCTCGGGGTCGGTGACGTCCAGCGCGGCGAGCAGCCGTCCGCTCCGCAGCTCCGCGAGCAGCGCGGAGGTGTCCACGAGCGGCCCGCGCCCGGCGTTGACCACCAGGGCGCCGTCGGGCAGGGCGGCCAGCAGCTCGGCGTCCACCACGTGGTGGGTGTCGTCGGTGAGGGGCAGGACGACGACGAGCACGTCGGTCGAGCCCAGCAGGTCGCGTGCGGCCTCCAGGCTCACCACGCCCTCGCGCGCCGTCCTCGCGGCCACCGTGACCGCTGCGCCGAAGGGCAGCAGCCGCGCGCGCACGTTCTCACCGAGGTCGCCCGCCCCCAGCACGAGCACGTTCGAGCGCATCAGCGTCCGCGCGGTGCGCCCGCCCCAACGGTGCTCGCGCTGGGCGTCGAGGTGCTCCGGCAGCAGCCGCAGCTGCGCGAGCACCGCCGCGAGGACCCACTCGGCCGTGGAGCCGCCGTGCGCGCCGCGGGCCGTGGCGATCGACACGTCCTCGCGCAGGTCGCCCCACTGCTCGCTGCCCTGGCCCAGGCTCACGAGCAGCTGCAGGTCCGGCAGCTGCGCCACCTGCGCCAGTGCCGCCTCCACCTCCTCGGCCGACTCGGCGGGCCCGACCACCAGCACCGACGCCCCCCGCGCGTCGGCCGGCACGTCCGCGTCGGGTGCCACGACCACCGTCCTCACACCCGCCGAGGACAGCGCCGAGGCGCCCTCGGCCTCGGGGACGACGACGAGGGGCTGCTGCTCGTTCATGGCCGCATCATCCGTCGTCGTACCCTTGCCGGTCGTGGCAGCCGTCGACCTCCCCGCTGAGATCTCCTCCCTCCGCACCACCTACCGCACGGTCCGCGAGGTCAGCGACGTCGACGCCCTCAAGGCCACCGTGGCCCAGCTCACCGAGCAGGCCTCGGCCTCGGACCTGTGGGACGACGTCGAGAACGCCCAGGCCGTGACGAGCCGGCTCTCGCACGCCCAGGCCGAGCTCGAGCGCCTCGAGAAGATGGGCTCGCGCATCGACGACCTCGAGACCCTGGTCGAGATGGCTGACGAGGCCGCCGCCGAGGGTGACGCCGAGACGGCCGAGGAGACGCGGGCGGAGGCGGAGAAGGAGCTCACCAGCATCCGCAAGGCCCTGGGCGAGCTCGAGGTCCGCACGCTGCTGTCGGGCGAGTACGACCAGCGCGAGGCGCTCGTCACCATCCGCGCCGAGGCCGGTGGCGTCGACGCCGCCGACTTCGCCGAGATGCTGCTGCGCATGTACCTGCGCTGGGCGGAGCGCCACGGCCACAAGGCCGAGGTCATGGACACCTCCTACGCCGAGGAGGCGGGCATCAAGTCGGCCACCATGGCCGTCCACGCCCCCTACGCCTACGGCACGCTCTCGGTGGAGCAGGGAACGCACCGCCTCGTGCGCATCAGCCCCTTCGACAACCAGGGCCGCCGCCAGACCTCCTTCGCCGGTGTGGAGGTGCTTCCCGTCACCGAGGAGACCGACCACATCGACATCCCCGAGAACGACCTGCGCGTGGACGTGTTCCGGTCCTCGGGACCGGGCGGGCAGTCGGTGAACACCACCGACTCCGCGGTGCGCCTGACCCACATCCCGACCGGCATCGTCGTGTCCTGCCAGAACGAGAAGAGCCAGCTGCAGAACAAGGCGGCGGCGCTGCGCGTCCTCCAGGCGCGGCTGCTGGTGAGGGCCCGCGAGGAGCGCCAGGCCGAGCTCGACGCCCTCAAGGGCGACGACTCCGGCAGCTGGGGCAACCAGATGCGCTCGTACGTGCTCAACCCGTACCAGATGGTCAAGGACCTGCGCACCGAGCACGAGGTCGGCAACCCCGCCTCGGTGTTCGACGGCGAGATCGACGACTTC comes from the Quadrisphaera setariae genome and includes:
- a CDS encoding NAD(P)-dependent oxidoreductase, translating into MNEQQPLVVVPEAEGASALSSAGVRTVVVAPDADVPADARGASVLVVGPAESAEEVEAALAQVAQLPDLQLLVSLGQGSEQWGDLREDVSIATARGAHGGSTAEWVLAAVLAQLRLLPEHLDAQREHRWGGRTARTLMRSNVLVLGAGDLGENVRARLLPFGAAVTVAARTAREGVVSLEAARDLLGSTDVLVVVLPLTDDTHHVVDAELLAALPDGALVVNAGRGPLVDTSALLAELRSGRLLAALDVTDPEPLPADHPLWDAPGLLLTPHVAGNTEGAGERAWERVAEQVSAFARGERPPNLVR
- the prfB gene encoding peptide chain release factor 2, which gives rise to MAAVDLPAEISSLRTTYRTVREVSDVDALKATVAQLTEQASASDLWDDVENAQAVTSRLSHAQAELERLEKMGSRIDDLETLVEMADEAAAEGDAETAEETRAEAEKELTSIRKALGELEVRTLLSGEYDQREALVTIRAEAGGVDAADFAEMLLRMYLRWAERHGHKAEVMDTSYAEEAGIKSATMAVHAPYAYGTLSVEQGTHRLVRISPFDNQGRRQTSFAGVEVLPVTEETDHIDIPENDLRVDVFRSSGPGGQSVNTTDSAVRLTHIPTGIVVSCQNEKSQLQNKAAALRVLQARLLVRAREERQAELDALKGDDSGSWGNQMRSYVLNPYQMVKDLRTEHEVGNPASVFDGEIDDFLETGIRWRRQRERASES
- a CDS encoding AIM24 family protein, whose product is MRSNLFDAATAEKQTSERWVLQNSSMLRVSLSQDVLAAKGSMVAYQGSVRFDHEGSGSMAKFLKKLVTSEDTPLMRVSGQGEVFFANTAEHVHLILLEGDGISVDGKNLLAFDANLEWDIRRVQGAGHLSGGMWNVEVSGHGVVALTSDGPPVLLDCSQQPTGVDIQAAVAWSSHLRPQLVNSMNVRSLLRGGSGEAFQYLFHGPGFVLVQPSEGRPAAAQGGQQQGGFLNDLMN